Below is a window of Gilliamella sp. ESL0405 DNA.
GATTCGAAATACCGATGCCGATACACGAATAACCATTCCGTTTTCAATTAATATGTTAACTGTTGGTGGAAAGTATAACTATCAAGAGTTGCATGATAAAGGTAACCAATTAAATACTCGATTAACTAAAATTGACCGTTGGAACTACGCTTTATTTGCCGAAGATGAGGTGCGGGTTTTAGATAATTTAAGTTTCACCTTTGGATTACGTTTTAATAAAGATGAGAATTATGGCAGTAACTGGAATCCACGTATTTATAGTGTTTGGAATATCGATGATAACTTCACTTTAAAAGGCGGTTATTCAACAGGATTTGCTGCCCCACAATTGCGTCAAGTTGTTGCAGATTGGGGACAAGTGACCGGCGGTTCCGGTACCGGTAATAAAGGGATGATTATGGGTAACCCGGATTTGAGACCTGAGAAAACCCAAAATTTCGAAATTGGCTTAGGTTATACCAATGATTATGGTGTGGATGCGTCGGCAACAGCGTTCTACACTAAATATAAAGATAAAATTCAATCCTATTATATTTGCCGTGGTGAAGCAGGATCGCGTAAATGTCAAATCAATGGCTATAGAGAAAAATTTGATTTTGTTCAAGGGCGTGAAAACGTCGATAAAGCTGATCTTAAAGGGCTGGAATTAACCTTTAAAACACCGTTATTTGATCGATTCTTATTAAGCACTAACTATGCCTGGACGAAGACCGAACAAAAGACCGGTAAAAATAAAGGTAAACCATTAAATCGTACGCCTAAACAAAAGTTCAATACTCAACTTGACTGGAACGTCACAGATCAATGGGATTTATGGGCTAAAATGGCATACTACGGTGTAGAAAGCACCACTAACCGTACCGGTAAGAAGATTGAATACCCGGGATACACTTTCTGGGATATTGGCGCGGCTTATAAAGTGCATAAAAGTACTAAAGTGTTTGCCGGCGTTTATAATCTGTTTGATAAAGATGTCAGCAATCAAGATTATGGTAAAAAATTAGAAGGTCGACGCTATTTTGTCGGCGCTGAAATTAACTTCTAAATAGTTTTTCATCAAGTAGTTATCTTTTTTACCTACTTGATGAAATCTCGCCTCAATGACGATTAACAAAGCGTTTAATCAACCTCAATTTGTTATCTT
It encodes the following:
- a CDS encoding TonB-dependent receptor domain-containing protein is translated as MEIKRKLKLATHVINTSLLLLSSAAMADTNSETETMVVTASGFAQQVKEAPATISVITPEEISNKPYRDVTDALKDIPGVTITGGGDSTDISIRGMDSKYTMILVDGKKISTRETRPNSDNSGFEQGWLPPLTAIDRIEVVRGPMSSLYGSDAMGGVINIITKKVSDEWHAGLRFESVIPYRSSEKNTYVTSFSTMGPIIEDILGIQLYGQYSKRHEDKFLNGHAQQQLQSLNGKLSLNASDTQRFDLDFGRSLQKSKASAGKTRPTNRGDFPRDNHRSSFALTHNGMFGDISTTSFVAYEGNNNPERKMKIRNTDADTRITIPFSINMLTVGGKYNYQELHDKGNQLNTRLTKIDRWNYALFAEDEVRVLDNLSFTFGLRFNKDENYGSNWNPRIYSVWNIDDNFTLKGGYSTGFAAPQLRQVVADWGQVTGGSGTGNKGMIMGNPDLRPEKTQNFEIGLGYTNDYGVDASATAFYTKYKDKIQSYYICRGEAGSRKCQINGYREKFDFVQGRENVDKADLKGLELTFKTPLFDRFLLSTNYAWTKTEQKTGKNKGKPLNRTPKQKFNTQLDWNVTDQWDLWAKMAYYGVESTTNRTGKKIEYPGYTFWDIGAAYKVHKSTKVFAGVYNLFDKDVSNQDYGKKLEGRRYFVGAEINF